In Cellvibrio polysaccharolyticus, a genomic segment contains:
- a CDS encoding nuclear transport factor 2 family protein, whose product MPDAVKKGFLVVALLLLFGCVAAPDSPGQKDVSGNWYGTITLPEQALHIQVALQQSAGSWMGRIDIPQQGLTGYPLANVVVEDARVRFSLPGIPGDPVFDGSLMDGRIHGEFRQGSHRNEFYLGREPLEIPGMISAAKAAHIIDGHLAAYNAHDLEAFLAFFHPDVEVYNFPNSLDKSGVSALGKSFAETFKKAPHERVITRIISGNHVIDEVEVKFQVNGQAFTDRSTVIYTLEDGLIRRMTFL is encoded by the coding sequence ATGCCCGATGCAGTAAAGAAAGGTTTTTTGGTAGTCGCCCTGTTGTTGCTTTTCGGCTGTGTCGCCGCGCCCGATTCCCCGGGGCAAAAAGATGTATCAGGCAATTGGTACGGCACCATCACGCTGCCGGAGCAAGCTTTGCATATTCAGGTGGCGTTGCAGCAAAGCGCCGGGAGCTGGATGGGGCGCATTGATATTCCGCAGCAGGGGTTGACCGGTTATCCGTTGGCGAATGTCGTGGTTGAGGATGCCCGCGTGCGTTTCAGCCTGCCGGGAATCCCGGGTGATCCTGTATTTGATGGCAGTCTGATGGATGGTCGTATTCATGGTGAGTTCCGGCAGGGGAGCCACCGCAATGAATTTTATCTGGGGCGCGAGCCGCTGGAAATTCCCGGAATGATCTCTGCCGCAAAAGCCGCCCACATTATTGATGGCCATCTGGCTGCCTACAATGCGCATGATCTGGAGGCTTTTTTAGCGTTTTTCCACCCGGACGTTGAGGTGTATAACTTTCCCAATAGTCTGGATAAAAGCGGTGTGTCAGCGCTGGGAAAATCCTTTGCCGAAACCTTCAAAAAGGCGCCCCATGAACGCGTTATTACCCGGATTATTAGCGGTAACCACGTGATTGACGAGGTTGAAGTGAAGTTTCAGGTTAATGGTCAGGCATTTACCGACCGCTCTACGGTGATATATACCCTTGAAGACGGTTTGATTCGCCGGATGACTTTTTTATAG